A genome region from Solanum pennellii chromosome 12, SPENNV200 includes the following:
- the LOC107006445 gene encoding uncharacterized protein LOC107006445: MSSRQRKKFFSEEIIIKILNGLPLKSLARCSSVSKNWRKYIAEIYRSRLQWPKPYLFGFFCVEKRLQSRFFFSSKESPLLIGNSLDESVDFIGERVYIVASSNGFLLCNKLRSRQRVYYVYNPATRQHFDIPRTQISMKDPYVGFIVKETDESVSFTIVRYEVTSPVSRIKFRFQYSLTIESYSSETKEWTANSLIEDVPFPLYPSRDEISSSSADVLDGVFFWLDNYGQWMTVYDSVNKDFRALELPERRTVIYPGYCCLGLSGGKICLASTGWTTITCWQLNNFPSRDVVWVRKYAVNVASVVEKCEQDFGLGGGSSLDRELRNMIFHPALSHMLYLQIRSMVISYDLETNTAEFVYDFGEAWRKTIHYKLFSYEWPQWPRLQ; the protein is encoded by the coding sequence ATGAGTAGTAGGCAACGCAAAAAGTTTTTTTCTGAGGAAATCATAATCAAAATACTGAATGGTCTTCCTTTGAAATCGCTAGCAAGGTGTTCAAGTGTATCAAAGAACTGGCGAAAGTACATTGCTGAAATTTACCGTTCTCGTCTCCAATGGCCCAAACCCTACCTATTTGGCTTCTTTTGTGTAGAGAAACGTTTGCAAAGCCGTTTCTTTTTCTCATCCAAGGAATCACCACTGTTAATTGGTAATAGTTTGGATGAGTCTGTCGATTTTATCGGTGAAAGAGTTTACATTGTTGCCTCTTCTAATGGTTTTCTCCTCTGCAATAAGCTTAGAAGTAGACAAAGGGTTTATTATGTCTATAATCCTGCCACAAGGCAGCATTTTGATATCCCAAGAACTCAAATATCTATGAAGGATCCATATGTTGGATTTATAGTAAAGGAGACCGATGAGTCTGTCTCATTTACTATAGTTCGTTATGAAGTAACTTCTCCAGTAAGTAGGATTAAGTTCCGGTTCCAGTATAGTTTAACAATTGAAAGTTACTCTTCAGAGACTAAAGAGTGGACTGCTAATTCGTTAATTGAGGATGTACCTTTTCCATTGTACCCTTCTAGGGATGAGATTTCGTCATCCTCGGCCGATGTATTAGATGGAGTATTCTTTTGGCTAGATAATTATGGACAATGGATGACTGTTTATGATAGTGTAAACAAGGATTTTCGGGCTTTGGAATTGCCTGAACGGAGGACGGTGATCTATCCTGGTTATTGTTGCCTTGGATTATCAGGCGGGAAAATTTGTTTAGCATCGACTGGTTGGACAACCATCACTTGTTGGCAACTCAACAATTTTCCAAGTCGAGATGTAGTATGGGTTAGGAAGTATGCTGTAAATGTTGCATCTGTAGTTGAGAAATGTGAACAAGATTTTGGACTCGGAGGAGGTAGTTCTCTTGATAGGGAGCTTCGGAACATGATTTTTCATCCAGCTCTTTCGCACATGTTGTATTTGCAAATAAGAAGCATGGTTATTTCATATGATTTGGAAACAAATACTGCtgaatttgtttatgattttggaGAAGCTTGGCGGAAGACAATACACTACAAATTGTTTTCCTATGAGTGGCCTCAATGGCCGCGTCTCCAGTAG